Within the Veillonellales bacterium genome, the region CATACATTTTAGTGGCTACAGAATGGCTGGAATTGTGTTGATGTTTGTTGCAACGTTACTGTTTTATAAACGATAAACCAAATTAGATGGATAGCTTAGCGGATTGATCAGACGATTTATCGAAGCTGCTAGCTTTCAGGGCATCCACTGGACGAAATCGTCCGGGGGATGTCGTTTTTACTTTTGCTACTTGCATTTCGCAAGTTAAATACGGGAAATACTGGTTTTGGCTATTTGTCTAGTAATGGACAAATAGCCGTTTCTTAGTTTGCCCCGAAGGGGGCGATAGATTGGTAGGGAGAGTTTACTACAGACTGCATTATTTAAATAATGCGATAAAATGGGATGCAGCACCGGAAAGCGGGCGATTTTTTGACCAGATGATTGCGCTTGTTGTTTTGATGGAATCCGGTGTTATTTTATAAAAACCTAAAGAAGAGCCGCTAAATAGATTGGTTGCTGATTCAGGAACGATTGCTATGCCGATTCCTAAATTGGCCCAAATCAGCAGGGGGGTAATATCATCGCTAGCGCAAAGGATTGTTGGCTCGAATCCATTTTCACGACAGTGTTCTGTAACCATGGATACATGCCGCTGGTGTACTAATAAAGGCTGATCCATTAATCGACACAATTGTATAGGTTCAGTTTGAGGGTGTAGTATATTGCTATTTGCCGCAGCAACCATTGATTCTTTCGGTAAAACAAGATAATCATACAGTTCGCAGTCAAATGGAAAGCGAACAAAGCCAATCTCGATAATACCGACTTTTAGCAATTCCAAGATTTTCATGGTTTCTCCTTGATGTAAGAGAAAGGTCACTTTAGGATAATGCTTATGAAATTCTTGAATATGAGTTGGTAAAAGAGATCCGCCGGATGAGGTGATGGTTCCGATTGTTAATCTGCCGCTGATGCCGTCTGTAGCTTCCTGTAATTCATTTACCGTTGTTTTTATTAATTCCATTATTTGCACAGCTCGACGCTGCAAGATGTTTCCTGTTTCTGTTAACTGGATGCGTGGTTTGCCTCTATCAAATAATTGAGTGCCTAATTCTTTTTCTAATAGTATAAGCTGCTGACTGAGCGGTGGTTGAGTCATGTTCAACCGTTTTGCTGCCTTCGTTATTAGACCTTCTTCGACGACTGTCAAAAAATATTTGAGCTGGCGTAGATCCATAGAGGGCGACCTCCCTGAATACATATTCAATAATCATATATATAGTGGTCGAAATAGATATTTTTAATATATAAAGTTCTTTGCTATAATCTTACTGAAAGATGAGTAGTAAGTCAAATTGGAGGAATCGCAGTGGAACTGAGTTTTGGACATCTGGCAAGTTTGCTTATAACGATAATGGTAGTGATTGGGGGCGGCATCTATTCGTCACGAACGATAAAGTCGGCTGAAGGATACAGCTTGGGAGGACGCTCGTCAGGAGCAGCCCTCGTTGCAGGTGGCATTGCCGGAACGGTGATAGGTGGAGGGGCCACTGTGGGAACTGCCCAAATGGCATATTCCATGGGGCTTTCTGCTTGGTGGTTTACCTTGGGGTCAGGTATAGGCTTTATCATTATGGGAATTTTTTATGCTCGTCCGCTTCGTAATACCTGCTTAGAAACAATTCCGCAGTATCTTGTTCTCAACTACGGGAAAACGGCAGGACCGCTTGCTAGCATAATTTCGTCCATTGGCATTCTGCTTAGCGCAGTGGCAAGCTGCTTACCGGGGATACAGATTCTCGCAGCAATATTCAACATTCAGCCTTGGCCCGCAGCATTTATTCTGATTATACTTGTTAACGCTTATGTTTTTTTTGGTGGTATAAAGGGTGCCGGTGTATCCGGAATATTAAAGATGATCATTATTTGGATTACCTTATTGATAGCTGGAGTAACCGCATTTTTTGCTTTGCGGGATATGCCGGATTTTCCGATGGCTTTTCCCGATTTTCCCTGGTTTAGCCTCTTCGGTCAGGGCGTTGGGGCAGGTTTAGGCAATCTTTTTTCACTGATTGTCGGTATTATCTGCACACAAACGTATATTCAAGCTGTTTTTTCAGCGTCTGATTCTCGTACTGCCGCAGCGGGAGCTTTTGCCGCCGCAGTTGTTGTGATACCGGTAGGTCTGCCGTCAATCGCAATTGGGATGTTTATGCATGCCGCCCATCCGGAAATTCTACCCATTTTAGTTTTACCAAGTTATTTGCTGCAATATCAGCCGGCTTGGCTCGGGGGAATTGGCTTAGGGGGGATATTGCTGTCCATAATTGGCTCCATTGGCGGTCTGGCTTTAGGCATTGGCACTATGATCTCCAAGGACATCTGCGCTGAATTGCTGCAGATCAAAACAAGTAAAACTCTACTTTGGATTAATCGTTTTACCATACTGGTCGTAATGATCATAGCTTCCTTGATTGCTCTTTTGAATTTAGACTCCCAGGTTTTGTTTTGGAATTATATGTCCATGGCTTTGCGTGGCGGAGGAGTTTTCCTGCCGCTTAGCATAGCGATATTTACGCCGGGGAGATTAACGAAAAAGTGGGCCGTAGCTTCCATGATTTTAAGTACCGCGGCTTCGATTGCTGCTGCTACGGTATTTCATTTACCGATAGATCCCTTGTTTATTGGAATTACGGTCAGTGCAGCAGTTATAATGCTAGGGTTGATATTGGGAAATATAAATCAAAAGAACTTGATTGTTTTGGAGAGCACACATAGAAAGTCACTTTAAATCTGCCGGGATCACACACACCTCCTTGAATACAAAGAATTCGGCCTTTTATACGACTTTCGGATATTTTTTGCCTTTCTCATTTAAAAATGGCACTTTACGCAAAGCGTAAAGTGCCATTTTCATCATTCGAAAGTCATTCAAGTAAGCAGTATGGCTTTTTTGATAAAGTCTAATAAATTTCGTAAATTGAAAAGTGGGAAAAAATTAAAGACAAAATACTTGAGAATAGTAACACAATCACATTGTGTTACTATAAAATTTTTATCCAATATAATATAAAATACGCTTAAATATGACACATTCCTCCCTAATTTTTAAAAAATCAAGGAATTTCATGTAAAAATTACTTGATTAGGGCCGATTATCCATGGAATTACGATCCATATTATCTAAATTAACGGAATGCTCCACCTTAATTTTGAAACAAAAATTACCATATGCTCTGCAATGTAACACAATGTGACTGTGTTACATTGCCATATCGAGGTAAATATGATAATTAAAACCAGCGAAATACCTTGGCATACTCAACTGACTGTAGAAAAGCTATATAAGTTGATCTTAAACTATGATCCTGAAATAGCTTATCATTCCAGCAATGTTAAAAAGATTGCTGGAATGCTGACAGACGGTCTTAATTTATCCATACAAACAAAACATGAAATTGCTAATGCGGCATTGCTCCATGATATTGGGAAAATAATGATACCAAAATCTATCTTAGACAAACCAAGTAAACTAACGCCCCAGGAATATAA harbors:
- a CDS encoding sodium:solute symporter family protein, whose amino-acid sequence is MELSFGHLASLLITIMVVIGGGIYSSRTIKSAEGYSLGGRSSGAALVAGGIAGTVIGGGATVGTAQMAYSMGLSAWWFTLGSGIGFIIMGIFYARPLRNTCLETIPQYLVLNYGKTAGPLASIISSIGILLSAVASCLPGIQILAAIFNIQPWPAAFILIILVNAYVFFGGIKGAGVSGILKMIIIWITLLIAGVTAFFALRDMPDFPMAFPDFPWFSLFGQGVGAGLGNLFSLIVGIICTQTYIQAVFSASDSRTAAAGAFAAAVVVIPVGLPSIAIGMFMHAAHPEILPILVLPSYLLQYQPAWLGGIGLGGILLSIIGSIGGLALGIGTMISKDICAELLQIKTSKTLLWINRFTILVVMIIASLIALLNLDSQVLFWNYMSMALRGGGVFLPLSIAIFTPGRLTKKWAVASMILSTAASIAAATVFHLPIDPLFIGITVSAAVIMLGLILGNINQKNLIVLESTHRKSL
- a CDS encoding LysR family transcriptional regulator, translating into MDLRQLKYFLTVVEEGLITKAAKRLNMTQPPLSQQLILLEKELGTQLFDRGKPRIQLTETGNILQRRAVQIMELIKTTVNELQEATDGISGRLTIGTITSSGGSLLPTHIQEFHKHYPKVTFLLHQGETMKILELLKVGIIEIGFVRFPFDCELYDYLVLPKESMVAAANSNILHPQTEPIQLCRLMDQPLLVHQRHVSMVTEHCRENGFEPTILCASDDITPLLIWANLGIGIAIVPESATNLFSGSSLGFYKITPDSIKTTSAIIWSKNRPLSGAASHFIALFK